One part of the Prionailurus bengalensis isolate Pbe53 chromosome B2, Fcat_Pben_1.1_paternal_pri, whole genome shotgun sequence genome encodes these proteins:
- the LOC122489024 gene encoding trace amine-associated receptor 6 yields MSTNSSSSASEQLCYQNVTGSCAQAPYSPGPRLILYTLFSLGAVLAVFGNLLVVISILHFKQLHSPTNFLIASLACADFLVGVTVMPFSMVRSVEGCWYFGPSFCTFHTCCDVAFCYSSLFHLCFISIDRYIAVTEPLVYPTKFTVSVSGTCIGISWILPLVYSGAVFYTGAYDDGLEDLSRAVNCVGGCQTVVNQNWVLIDFLSFFIPTLVMIILYSNIFLVARQQAKKIEDTGGKIELSSASYKSRVAKRERKAAKTLGITVVAFMISWLPYSIDSLIDAYMGFITPAYIYEICCWCAYYNSAMNPLIYALFYPWFRKALKIIMSGWVFEDSSATMNLFSEQM; encoded by the coding sequence ATGAGCACCAACTCTTCCTCCTCTGCATCTGAGCAGCTCTGCTACCAGAACGTGACCGGATCCTGCGCGCAAGCCCCCTACTCGCCCGGACCCCGGCTCATTCTCTACACACTGTTCAGCTTGGGGGCTGTGCTGGCCGTTTTTGGAAACCTCCTGGTGGTGATTTCAATCCTGCATTTCAAGCAGCTGCACTCGCCAACCAATTTTCTCATCGCCTCTCTGGCCTGTGCTGACTTTCTGGTGGGGGTGACCGTCATGCCCTTCAGCATGGTCAGGTCTGTGGAGGGCTGCTGGTACTTTGGGCCGAGTTTCTGTACCTTCCACACGTGCTGTGATGTGGCATTTTGTTACTCTTCTCTCTTCCACCTGTGTTTCATCTCCATCGACAGGTACATCGCTGTTACTGAGCCTCTGGTCTATCCTACCAAGTTCACGGTGTCCGTGTCGGGGACATGCATCGGCATCTCCTGGATCCTGCCCCTTGTATACAGTGGTGCTGTGTTCTACACAGGTGCCTATGATGATGGGCTGGAGGACTTATCTCGTGCCGTCAACTGCGTAGGAGGTTGTCAGACTGTTGTAAATCAAAACTGGGTGTTGATAGATTTTCTATCCTTCTTTATACCTACCCTCGTTATGATAATTCtctatagcaatatttttcttgtgGCTAGACAACAGGCTAAAAAGATCGAAGATACTGGGGGCAAAATAGAATTGTCATCAGCTAGTTACAAATCCAGAGTGGCCAAAAGAGAGCGAAAAGCAGCAAAAACCCTGGGTATCACTGTGGTAGcatttatgatttcatggttacCGTACAGTATTGACTCATTAATTGATGCTTATATGGGCTTCATAACCCCTGCCTACATCTATGAGATTTGCTGTTGGTGTGCTTATTATAATTCAGCCATGAACCCTTtgatttatgctttattttaccCGTGGTTCAGGAAGGCCTTAAAAATTATCATGAGTGGTTGGGTTTTCGAGGACAGTTCAGCCACCATGAATTTGTTCTCTGAACAAATGTAA